The DNA sequence GATTCAGGAAGATGCGGCTTTTAAGAAATATCTTGAACCCGAAACCGATACATATAATCCTTTTGCCGCCCTATTAGGCGAGAAGAAAAAATCTAAGAAGAAATAGTGGGTTTTAACCTCAATTTCAGTTCTCACACCTGCTTACAGCCCATTATGGATGGGGTGTAAGCGGGTTTTTCATACTTCAGGGATACTTGTAACCGGCAGTGGGAACAGTCAGTATCAATTGGGGATTGAGGGGATCTTCTTCAATTTTTTTTCTCAATTGAGATATAAACTGATCGAGGGATCGAGAGTTCGGCAGGTATTCCATACCCCAGCCGCAATCATACAATTGATCTCTGCTCAGAACTCTGCCTTTGTTCTTATGGAAATAGTGGATTAATTTCATCTCTCTTGGTGAAAACTCAATTTCTTTCTCATTGATGATTCCCTGTAATTTGTCGGGATTCATGTGGATCTGTCCGAAAAGGAATTCATCTTTTTCTGCTTCCATTTCGGGTAAGGCTCTTCGTAATATGGCTTTTACCCTGGCGATCACTTCTCTGACACCGAAGGGTTTGACTATATAATCATCCGCTCCCAGTTCGAGGCCGACCACTCTATCAATTTCTTCTGTCTTGGCGCTAATAAAAATAATCGGAATCTTTTTATTCACCTTTCTGATTTTTTTACATAAGTCATATCCATTGAGCAGAGGCATCATTATATCAAGACAGAGAAGGTCTGGTTTCTCTGACAGGAAGATTTGATATGCTTCCTCTCCGTGTTCAGCGCAGACTGTCTCATACCCTTCACCCCTGAGGATTTCCTGGAGTCCAGCTCTCGTGTACAGATCATCTTCTGCAATCAGTATTTTCAATTGTTGTCTTCCTTTAGGGGAATTGTCAGCGAAAAGCAGCATCCCTTCTGAGATTCTTCCAGCTTCAGTGAGGCTCCCGATTCCCGGGCCAGTGTGCAGGCTATGGACAGGCCGATTCCTGTTCCGGAACTGCTTTGGGATAGAGAATTATCGATGCGGTAAAAGGGTTTGAATATATGGATCTTTTCAGAGTCTTCGATGCCGGGTCCCCTGTCTCTAATGAAAACAGTGCAGGTTTCATCATTCAGTTTTGTCTGAATACCCAGATATTTGCCGGAGGCACCATATTTAACAGCGTTGCTGATAATATTGACCAGTATCTGCTCCACCATGTCCCGGTCGGTCTCTATCAGGGGGAGCTCCATTTCTTCATATTCATATTCCATTGAGTGCTTTTCTAATAAAGGTTTGAACTTCCCCAGAACTTCATTGATCAGTTCGCCCAGATTTACTTTTTCAATCTGTCTTTTCAGTTCTCCCCGTTCTCCGCGGCTGAAAGTCAGAACATTATTAATCATCCTCCCCAGTCTGCTTCCTTCATTCACTATGACATTGAGGTAACTCAGTTCCCGGGGATCCGTCAGCAGATTCTGCAGCAATTCTGAATACAGTCTTATGTTGGTCAGGGGTGTTTTGAGTTCGTGGGAAACCTGATTTACAAAGCTCACCTGATTCTGTGCCGTTTTCATCTCTCTTGTGTTTTCCCTGTAAAAATAGATAGCCATTATAAATATGATAAGGGTAAGCAGGGCTAATCCCGGAATCAAATAGAAGGCACTCAGGTCCGTTCCGTTCCCTAAGAGGCTCCTGATATTGAAATAATAGAATAAGCGCCATGAACCAAGGGGTTCTTTCAGAGAGTACTCTCTGAGCGGCTGGGCAGATTCTTCTATTTGATATTCTCCCCATTGATAGAGAACATCCCCTCTGGCATCAGTCAATTGTATTCTAAAGCTGTCATCCCTTCCTGTGGATACAGGCAGAACATTGATCAGCTGTGAAATCAACGCATAGCGCTCCAGCAGGAATCCTTTGAGAGTCTTGTCCTCAAGGGTATAATAAATAAAATTGATGCCATCTCCCATAAACCAGGTGTACCAGTGAGACTGAATCATTTTGTCTTCAGACTGAGAAAATCCAGCTCTTAAACCGGCTGCAAGATCTATATTTTCGGCTTCTTTCAAAAATTCTTCTTCTCTCCGGCTGACATCTCCCTGTATATCGGGAAAGAGAAAGGTATTGGCTTCATCTATGATAAAAGCCTGTTTGACCAGCCGTCTCATATTCATGTCGGTTCTCAGTTCCTGAGCAGGCCGGGAAGGATCAAGAGCCGCCATATCCAGGTCTCCTTCGACCTGGATTAAACGGTTTTGTAGTAATCTGGCATTGCTGAGAAGGATGTTAGAGGCTTCCTCTTTGTATTTTTCCAGCCTCTGGGATTTATTCTCTTTATAAGTATAAACAGCCATCACCGTCATGACGGTGATGGGCATAAATATAATGAGAATGAATATAAAAAGAAGTTTTTTCTTCACATGTCACCCTATAGACACTCTCGCGCATTTCATTCAGAAATCCCTGTCGTTCATGATAAAAAGGGACCCAATACTCTGTGTTTCCCTTTTTATCATCTTTTAAACATTCAGTTCTCAATAACTCTGCTGATTCTGCACTTCAAACTGATCATCTTTCATTTTCTTTCTGGTGGCATTCCATTGTTCTTCATCGGCAATGGATTCTGCATCGTCTTCATACTCCGCTCCAAATCCAGCTAATGCGGGGGCTTCCAGAATTTCTGCCTGTTCCATCAGGTAGTCCGAACTGGCATTCAGCACAGCCTGAGCCTCTGCAATATTTCCGGCATCTCTTAAACGCAGGGCCTCTTCACTCTTTTCTGCTGCAATCTGAGTCACAACAGACACCATCGTTTCTTTATCAATATTTTCTTCTATAAGGTCTCTATTTCTTGTAAAAGTAATGAACCCTGATCCCGAAAGTGTTTCCTTTTTTCTGCTGACCATATTGCTGTAACTCAACTCTACATCGGCTATTCCCACAGATTCTCCTTCGCGGAAAGGATCAACTTCCACTTCCAGCAGAAAGTATTTTTCCTGATTGCTGTACAGCTGATTCAAGGAAGTATAAACATTCTTTCCAATGACATCAGCTTCTCTGCCTAGAATCCTGATGGGATGAATTCCCTCTTTACAGTTAATTTCAATGGTAACATCCTGAGCGACTACAGAGAGAATATCACCAAACTCATATTCAAAGATTCTGGTCAAATCTCTGGAGTTTTCAACAAACGCGTGGTTTCCGTCACTGCTTTGTGCTAAACGTACCATAAGATCTTCATTATATCCCAATCCAAGACCAATGGTTGTCACAGAAATTCCGATTCTTTTTAAAGAAGCTCCCAATTCTCCCAGGGCTGTCGGGCTCTCCGGTCCGACATTCGCCAGTCCGTCAGAAAGCAGTATGACCCGGTTTACCTTGTTTCGATTCAGGAATTTTTCCAGTTCATCCGCCCCTTTGCTGACTCCGGCAAAGAGGGCCGTATTCCCCCCGGATTGAATCGAGGCAATTTTTCTCTTGATACTGAGTTTATCACTCACTTTCGTCGCAGGCAGGAGAACATCGACGGAGTCTGAATAGGTGACGATCGATAGAATATCATTTTCATTTAGAATGTCGACTGCCAGCATGGCGGCGTCCATGGCTTTTACAATCTTATCACCATCCATGGAACCCGATTTGTCCAGAACAATGGCAATATTGGAGGCCGTTCTCTCTTCATTGTCTGCCCGTTCAAATCCAGTTAAGCCGACTTTGATATAGGTTTTTTGATTTTCCTCTGCAAAAAGCCAAGTATTGGTGACCGATACATCGAGCTTTACGGTTTGAGCCTGCAATTGGATTCCTGTTGAACAGATCATAAGAAGCATAAGTCCCTGTATTTTTTTGGAAGATTTCATTTTTCCTCCCTCCCTCATAAATATGAATATACTCCTGATTCTATCCTTCAATAGAGTCTGATTGTTCAGCGGACTGTAAGAGCTTTGTAAGGAATTTGTAAGGTTCCGCCTCACCGGGCAGCTTTTTTTATTGTTCCGATTTTATTTCTTTATCCCGGCAAATTCATCTGCTATCATAAACTATGGCACATCATACATTAAAAAACAGCTACTCCAGTTTATCAGACCGTTTGAACCGGTTTCCTCAAGGGGCACCTCCCTCTGACCTGCTGTTCAAAATCCTCAGCATTCTTTTTACAGAGAAAGAGGCGGAACTGGTTTCGACCCTTCCCATTAAACCTTTTACCCTTGAAAAAGCATCCCGCATCTGGAAAATGGATCTCAATTCCACCCAGAAGGTCCTGGATAGTCTGGCGGATAAAGCAATCCTGGTGGATGTGGAGAGAAATGGTGCTTCCGTATATACTCTTCCTCCGCCTATGGCTGGTTTTTTTGAATTTTCTCTCATGCGTTATACCAAAGACATTGATCAGAAAACCCTGTCAGAGCTGTTTTATCAATACTTGAATGTAGAAGAGGATTTCGTCAGAGAGCTGTTTACTCTTGGTGAAACCCAGTTGGGCAGAACTTTTGTGAATGAACCGGCCCTCAGCGCTGATGATGCGCTGATGATTCTGGATTATGAAAGAGCGTCTGAAGTGATTCAGACTGCCAGTCATATGGGGGTGGGAATCTGCTACTGCCGGCACAAAATGCACCATATGGACAAAGCCTGTGATGCGCCCCTGGATATCTGTATGACTTTTAATGGTTCTGCCGAGTCCCTTATCAAACATGGCTTTGCCCGGTCGGTTGATAAATCGGAAGGTATGGATCTGCTGCAGCAGGCCTACCAGGAGAATCTTGTTCAATTCGGTGAAAATGTGCGGGAGAGGGTCAACTTTATCTGCAACTGCTGCGGCTGCTGCTGTGAGGCTTTAATTGCACAAAGGAAATACTCTGCCTTGAACCCGATTCATACTACCAATTATCTGCCCGTAGTAGACTCGGATCTCTGCACAGGCTGCATGAAGTGTGTGAAGGTCTGTCCGGTCGTGGCCATGACTATGATTTCTGCCTCTGATTCTAAAAAAACTGAAAGGAACGTTGCGGAGCTGAATGAGGATGTTTGTCTGGGATGCGGATTGTGTGTCCGGGTCTGTCAGCACGGAGCGGTCAAGCTGAAACAGAGGGAGAAGAGAGTCATCACCCCCATGAATAGTGCCCACAGGGTGGTCCTTATGGCCATTGATCGGGGAATTCTGCAGAATCTGATATTTGATAACCAGGTGCTTATGAGCCACCGTGCTCTGGCGGCTCTTTTCGGGGTGATCTTCAAACTCCCCCCGGTGAAACAGGCTCTGGCTTCCAGGCAGCTGAAATCCAGGTATCTGGAAACTCTTTTGAGAAGAGTCCAGGTATAGGGCGACACAGAAACCGGCTCTCCTCATCCGATTCTCAAGAGAGTTGTGAAATATCACGCCTCAGGATGGAAGGTTGAACAAAACAGTGTATAATACCGGTTCAGAAAATATTA is a window from the Oceanispirochaeta sp. genome containing:
- a CDS encoding response regulator transcription factor → MKILIAEDDLYTRAGLQEILRGEGYETVCAEHGEEAYQIFLSEKPDLLCLDIMMPLLNGYDLCKKIRKVNKKIPIIFISAKTEEIDRVVGLELGADDYIVKPFGVREVIARVKAILRRALPEMEAEKDEFLFGQIHMNPDKLQGIINEKEIEFSPREMKLIHYFHKNKGRVLSRDQLYDCGWGMEYLPNSRSLDQFISQLRKKIEEDPLNPQLILTVPTAGYKYP
- a CDS encoding cell wall metabolism sensor histidine kinase WalK; amino-acid sequence: MKKKLLFIFILIIFMPITVMTVMAVYTYKENKSQRLEKYKEEASNILLSNARLLQNRLIQVEGDLDMAALDPSRPAQELRTDMNMRRLVKQAFIIDEANTFLFPDIQGDVSRREEEFLKEAENIDLAAGLRAGFSQSEDKMIQSHWYTWFMGDGINFIYYTLEDKTLKGFLLERYALISQLINVLPVSTGRDDSFRIQLTDARGDVLYQWGEYQIEESAQPLREYSLKEPLGSWRLFYYFNIRSLLGNGTDLSAFYLIPGLALLTLIIFIMAIYFYRENTREMKTAQNQVSFVNQVSHELKTPLTNIRLYSELLQNLLTDPRELSYLNVIVNEGSRLGRMINNVLTFSRGERGELKRQIEKVNLGELINEVLGKFKPLLEKHSMEYEYEEMELPLIETDRDMVEQILVNIISNAVKYGASGKYLGIQTKLNDETCTVFIRDRGPGIEDSEKIHIFKPFYRIDNSLSQSSSGTGIGLSIACTLARESGASLKLEESQKGCCFSLTIPLKEDNN
- a CDS encoding VWA domain-containing protein, producing MKSSKKIQGLMLLMICSTGIQLQAQTVKLDVSVTNTWLFAEENQKTYIKVGLTGFERADNEERTASNIAIVLDKSGSMDGDKIVKAMDAAMLAVDILNENDILSIVTYSDSVDVLLPATKVSDKLSIKRKIASIQSGGNTALFAGVSKGADELEKFLNRNKVNRVILLSDGLANVGPESPTALGELGASLKRIGISVTTIGLGLGYNEDLMVRLAQSSDGNHAFVENSRDLTRIFEYEFGDILSVVAQDVTIEINCKEGIHPIRILGREADVIGKNVYTSLNQLYSNQEKYFLLEVEVDPFREGESVGIADVELSYSNMVSRKKETLSGSGFITFTRNRDLIEENIDKETMVSVVTQIAAEKSEEALRLRDAGNIAEAQAVLNASSDYLMEQAEILEAPALAGFGAEYEDDAESIADEEQWNATRKKMKDDQFEVQNQQSY
- a CDS encoding 4Fe-4S dicluster domain-containing protein, whose product is MAHHTLKNSYSSLSDRLNRFPQGAPPSDLLFKILSILFTEKEAELVSTLPIKPFTLEKASRIWKMDLNSTQKVLDSLADKAILVDVERNGASVYTLPPPMAGFFEFSLMRYTKDIDQKTLSELFYQYLNVEEDFVRELFTLGETQLGRTFVNEPALSADDALMILDYERASEVIQTASHMGVGICYCRHKMHHMDKACDAPLDICMTFNGSAESLIKHGFARSVDKSEGMDLLQQAYQENLVQFGENVRERVNFICNCCGCCCEALIAQRKYSALNPIHTTNYLPVVDSDLCTGCMKCVKVCPVVAMTMISASDSKKTERNVAELNEDVCLGCGLCVRVCQHGAVKLKQREKRVITPMNSAHRVVLMAIDRGILQNLIFDNQVLMSHRALAALFGVIFKLPPVKQALASRQLKSRYLETLLRRVQV